A genomic stretch from Kineosporia corallincola includes:
- a CDS encoding pyruvate carboxylase, with the protein MFTKILVANRGEIAVRAFRAAYEVGARTVAVFPHEDRWSEHRLKADESYEIGERGHPVRAYLDPEAIVAVAVRAGADAIYPGYGFLSENPALAEACARAGITFVGPTADVLELTGNKARAIAAARAAGVPTLSSIAPGTDVEELVDGAAGMPYPLFVKAVAGGGGRGMRRVDRPQDLREAVEACMREADGAFGDPTVFIEQAVVDPRHIEVQILADARGDVIHLFERDCSVQRRHQKVVEIAPAPNLDPVLRERMCADAVRFAREIGYRNAGTVEFLLAPDGSYVFIEMNPRIQVEHTVTEEITDVDLVQSQLRIAAGETLAGLGLSQDGVRVRGAALQCRITTEDPANHFRPDTGVITTYRSPGGGGVRLDGGTVYTGAEVSAHFDSMLAKLTCRGRTFEKAVEKARRAVAEFRIRGVSTNIPFLQAVLDDPDFASGHVTTSFIETHPQLLAARGSGDRGSKLLTYLAGVTVNQPNGAAPVTLDPSSKLPLTDLGSPAPDGTRQLLRDLGPEGFARRLREQDRVAVTDTTFRDAHQSLLATRVRTRDLLAVAPHVARTTPQLWSIEAWGGAAYDVALRFLAEDPWERLAALRAAVPNVALQMLLRGRNTVGYTPYPTRVTDAFVAEAAATGVDVFRIFDALNDVEQMRPAIEAVRSTGGTVAEVALCYTGDLSDPAEKLYTLDYYLRLAERIVQAGAHVLAIKDMAGLLRAPAAARLVTALRSRFDLPVHLHTHDTAGGQLATLTAAIAAGVDAVDAASASMAGTTSQPPLSALVAATDHGERETGLSLAAVNALEPYWEAVRRVYAPFESGLTSPTGRVYRHEIPGGQLSNLRQQAIALGLGEKFEQIEDMYAAANDILGNVPKVTPSSKVIGDLALSLVAAGADPEGFAEHPGSFDIPASVIGFLNGELGDPPGGWPEPFRSRALAGRSWTPPAQELTPDQEAALARDPRRTLNELLFPGPTRIFAEARSTYGDTSVLPTLDYLYGLRQGEEHVIELDEGKTLIVGLQSISEPDERGLRTVMARLNGQMRPISVRDERIAAQVPTAEKADVSQPGHVAAPFQGVVTVVVAEGEKVAAGDTVATIEAMKMEASITAPVEGVVRRLAFGGVQSVDGGDLVLVLG; encoded by the coding sequence GTGTTCACGAAGATTCTGGTGGCGAACCGTGGCGAGATCGCGGTGCGTGCCTTCCGCGCCGCCTACGAGGTCGGCGCCCGCACGGTGGCCGTGTTCCCGCACGAGGACCGCTGGAGCGAGCACCGGCTCAAGGCCGACGAGTCGTACGAGATCGGCGAGCGCGGGCATCCGGTGCGGGCGTACCTGGATCCGGAGGCGATCGTCGCGGTGGCGGTGCGGGCGGGCGCCGACGCGATCTATCCGGGGTACGGGTTCCTGTCCGAGAACCCGGCGCTGGCGGAGGCGTGCGCGCGGGCGGGGATCACGTTCGTGGGGCCCACCGCCGACGTCCTCGAACTCACCGGGAACAAGGCGCGGGCGATCGCCGCGGCCCGGGCGGCCGGCGTCCCCACGCTCTCGAGCATCGCGCCGGGCACGGACGTCGAGGAGCTGGTGGACGGCGCGGCGGGCATGCCGTACCCGTTGTTCGTGAAGGCGGTGGCGGGCGGTGGCGGCCGGGGCATGCGCCGGGTGGACCGGCCGCAGGACCTGCGCGAGGCCGTGGAGGCCTGCATGCGGGAGGCGGACGGGGCGTTCGGCGACCCGACGGTGTTCATCGAGCAGGCGGTGGTGGACCCGCGGCACATCGAGGTGCAGATCCTCGCCGACGCGCGGGGTGACGTGATCCATCTGTTCGAGCGGGACTGCTCGGTGCAGCGCCGGCACCAGAAGGTGGTCGAGATCGCGCCCGCCCCGAACCTGGATCCGGTTCTGCGGGAACGGATGTGCGCCGACGCGGTGCGGTTCGCCCGGGAGATCGGCTACCGCAACGCGGGCACGGTGGAGTTTCTGCTGGCGCCGGACGGGTCGTACGTGTTCATCGAGATGAACCCGCGCATCCAGGTCGAGCACACGGTGACCGAGGAGATCACGGACGTCGACCTGGTGCAGTCGCAGCTGCGGATCGCCGCCGGCGAGACCCTGGCCGGGCTGGGGCTCTCGCAGGACGGTGTGCGGGTGCGGGGCGCGGCGCTCCAGTGCCGGATCACCACCGAGGACCCGGCCAACCACTTCCGGCCGGACACCGGCGTGATCACCACCTACCGCTCCCCCGGCGGTGGCGGCGTGCGGCTGGACGGCGGCACGGTGTACACCGGCGCCGAGGTGTCGGCGCACTTCGACTCGATGCTGGCCAAGCTGACCTGCCGGGGACGCACGTTCGAGAAGGCGGTGGAGAAGGCGCGGCGGGCGGTGGCCGAGTTCCGCATCCGCGGTGTGTCCACGAACATCCCCTTCCTGCAAGCGGTTCTGGACGACCCGGACTTCGCCTCGGGGCACGTCACCACGTCGTTCATCGAGACCCACCCGCAGTTGCTGGCGGCGCGCGGGTCCGGCGACCGGGGCAGCAAGCTGCTGACCTACCTGGCCGGGGTCACGGTGAACCAGCCGAACGGGGCCGCGCCGGTCACGCTCGATCCGTCGTCCAAACTTCCGCTCACCGACCTGGGATCGCCGGCGCCGGACGGAACCCGGCAGCTGCTGCGGGATCTCGGGCCGGAGGGGTTCGCCCGGCGGCTGCGCGAGCAGGACCGGGTGGCGGTCACCGACACCACGTTCCGCGACGCCCACCAGTCGCTGCTGGCCACCCGGGTGCGCACGCGCGACCTGCTGGCGGTGGCGCCGCACGTGGCCCGCACCACCCCGCAGCTGTGGTCGATCGAGGCCTGGGGCGGCGCGGCCTACGACGTGGCGCTGCGGTTCCTGGCCGAGGACCCGTGGGAGCGGCTGGCCGCGCTGCGGGCGGCGGTGCCGAACGTGGCGCTCCAGATGCTGCTGCGCGGCCGCAACACGGTGGGCTACACGCCGTACCCGACGCGGGTGACGGACGCGTTCGTGGCCGAGGCGGCGGCGACCGGTGTGGACGTGTTCCGGATCTTCGACGCGCTGAACGACGTGGAACAGATGCGCCCGGCGATCGAGGCGGTGCGCTCGACCGGCGGCACGGTGGCCGAGGTCGCTCTATGCTACACCGGCGACCTGTCCGACCCGGCCGAAAAGCTGTACACCCTGGACTATTACCTGCGCCTGGCGGAACGGATCGTGCAGGCCGGCGCGCATGTGCTGGCGATCAAGGACATGGCCGGTCTGCTGCGCGCGCCCGCGGCGGCGAGACTGGTGACGGCGTTGCGCTCGCGCTTCGATCTGCCGGTTCACCTGCACACCCACGACACCGCCGGGGGCCAGCTGGCCACGCTCACCGCCGCGATCGCGGCCGGCGTGGACGCGGTCGACGCGGCCAGCGCCTCGATGGCCGGCACCACCTCGCAACCCCCGCTGTCGGCGCTGGTGGCGGCCACCGACCACGGTGAGCGCGAGACCGGGCTGTCGCTGGCGGCGGTGAACGCGCTGGAGCCGTACTGGGAGGCGGTGCGGCGGGTGTACGCGCCGTTCGAGTCCGGCCTGACCTCGCCGACCGGGCGGGTGTACCGGCACGAGATCCCGGGCGGGCAGCTGTCGAACCTGCGGCAGCAGGCGATCGCGCTGGGGCTGGGCGAGAAGTTCGAGCAGATCGAGGACATGTACGCGGCCGCGAACGACATCCTCGGCAACGTGCCGAAGGTGACCCCGTCGTCCAAGGTCATCGGCGACCTGGCGCTGAGCCTGGTGGCGGCGGGCGCCGACCCGGAGGGATTCGCCGAGCACCCGGGCTCGTTCGACATCCCGGCCTCGGTGATCGGGTTCCTCAACGGTGAGCTGGGTGACCCGCCCGGCGGGTGGCCCGAGCCGTTCCGGTCGAGGGCGCTGGCCGGGCGCTCGTGGACGCCCCCGGCGCAGGAGCTCACGCCCGACCAGGAGGCGGCGCTGGCGCGGGATCCGCGCCGGACGCTGAACGAGCTGCTGTTCCCCGGCCCGACCCGGATCTTCGCCGAGGCCCGCTCCACCTACGGCGACACCTCGGTGCTGCCGACGCTGGACTACCTGTACGGGCTGCGGCAGGGTGAGGAGCACGTGATCGAGCTGGACGAGGGCAAGACCCTGATCGTCGGTCTCCAGTCGATCAGCGAACCGGACGAGCGGGGCTTGCGCACCGTGATGGCCCGGCTGAATGGGCAGATGCGGCCGATCAGCGTGCGGGACGAGCGGATCGCGGCGCAGGTGCCGACGGCGGAGAAGGCCGACGTGTCGCAGCCGGGGCACGTGGCGGCGCCGTTCCAGGGGGTCGTGACGGTGGTGGTGGCCGAGGGCGAGAAGGTGGCCGCCGGTGACACGGTGGCCACGATCGAGGCGATGAAGATGGAGGCCTCGATCACCGCGCCGGTCGAGGGCGTGGTGCGGCGGCTGGCGTTCGGTGGCGTGCAGAGCGTGGACGGCGGCGATCTGGTGCTCGTGCTGGGCTGA
- a CDS encoding DUF7455 domain-containing protein → MTASATEVQAPTIPTAFQDIPALTATDRCDATTTTIREGSGTANPRVPCGAQAYVTALFPSGSVLLFCGHHGHELECSLVEQGAVIRDDSNVLQQNTKPGASA, encoded by the coding sequence GTGACCGCGAGCGCCACCGAAGTCCAGGCCCCGACCATCCCGACCGCGTTCCAGGACATTCCCGCGCTGACGGCGACCGACCGGTGCGACGCGACCACCACCACGATCCGCGAGGGATCGGGCACGGCCAACCCGCGGGTGCCGTGTGGTGCGCAGGCCTATGTCACGGCGCTGTTCCCGTCCGGCAGCGTGCTGCTGTTCTGCGGGCACCACGGGCACGAGCTGGAGTGCAGCCTGGTCGAGCAGGGCGCGGTGATCCGGGACGACTCGAACGTGCTCCAGCAGAACACCAAGCCGGGCGCCTCGGCCTGA
- a CDS encoding SMI1/KNR4 family protein, protein MEIDWPGVRARVEHLRDVEQRRRNETGSFEIRVFGSQLHAFGLAPHLDENEIAEAEGQFGIRLPDDYRAFLGEVAAGGAGPYYGLFPLARDGQGRWGWTGDGAELTEITSLAAPFAPTDVTRQLREHEAQQPDEDDDEDLERWQERAEEILWEPSRSVGALCLCHRGCALRKWLVVSGPRRGQIWDDSRVDGLDLGPDATAEGAPLTFGRWYLDWLETAEAKVLGTADRA, encoded by the coding sequence ATGGAGATCGACTGGCCGGGCGTACGCGCCCGGGTGGAGCACCTGCGTGACGTGGAACAGCGGCGCCGGAACGAGACCGGAAGCTTCGAGATCCGGGTCTTCGGTTCTCAGCTGCACGCCTTCGGCCTGGCACCGCACCTGGACGAGAACGAGATCGCCGAGGCCGAGGGCCAGTTCGGCATCCGGCTGCCGGACGACTACCGCGCGTTCCTCGGTGAGGTCGCGGCCGGCGGGGCCGGGCCGTACTACGGCCTGTTCCCCCTGGCCCGCGACGGGCAGGGCCGCTGGGGCTGGACCGGCGACGGCGCCGAGCTGACCGAGATCACCTCCCTGGCAGCCCCTTTCGCGCCCACCGACGTCACCCGGCAGTTGCGGGAGCACGAGGCGCAGCAACCCGACGAGGACGACGACGAGGACCTCGAACGGTGGCAGGAGCGGGCCGAGGAGATCCTCTGGGAGCCCTCGCGCAGCGTGGGGGCCCTGTGCCTGTGCCATCGCGGTTGCGCGCTGCGCAAGTGGCTCGTCGTCAGCGGCCCGCGGCGCGGCCAGATCTGGGACGACTCCCGCGTCGACGGCCTGGACCTGGGACCGGACGCCACCGCGGAGGGCGCACCGCTGACCTTCGGCCGCTGGTACCTGGACTGGCTGGAGACCGCGGAGGCCAAGGTGCTGGGAACGGCCGACCGGGCCTGA
- the deoC gene encoding deoxyribose-phosphate aldolase has product MTENFARYIDHTLLRPEATPDQVRALVAEARELGVFGVCVSPTLVPVAKEAAAGSEVAVVTVCGFPSGAHSAAAKAEEARLSVADGADEVDMVINLGAAVTGDYQTVEREIAAVRAQVPAPRVLKVIVESAALTDEQLTAVSQAATRAGADFVKTSTGFHPAGGATVHAVTVMAAAIGPDVRIKASGGIRSREDAEAMVAAGATRLGLSAARAVLEGKVGNSTY; this is encoded by the coding sequence ATGACCGAGAACTTCGCCCGCTACATCGACCACACGCTGCTCAGGCCCGAAGCCACCCCCGACCAGGTGCGTGCCCTCGTGGCCGAGGCCCGGGAACTGGGGGTCTTCGGCGTCTGCGTGTCGCCGACCCTGGTGCCGGTGGCCAAGGAGGCCGCCGCCGGCTCCGAGGTCGCCGTGGTCACCGTGTGCGGGTTCCCCAGCGGCGCCCACAGCGCCGCGGCCAAGGCCGAGGAGGCCCGGCTGTCCGTCGCCGACGGCGCGGACGAGGTGGACATGGTGATCAACCTCGGCGCCGCCGTCACCGGCGACTACCAGACGGTGGAGCGGGAGATCGCCGCCGTGCGCGCCCAGGTGCCCGCCCCGCGCGTGCTCAAGGTGATCGTCGAGTCCGCCGCGCTGACCGACGAGCAGCTCACCGCCGTCAGCCAGGCCGCCACCCGGGCCGGGGCCGACTTCGTGAAGACCTCCACCGGTTTCCACCCGGCCGGCGGCGCCACCGTGCACGCCGTCACCGTGATGGCCGCCGCGATCGGCCCGGACGTGCGGATCAAGGCCTCCGGCGGCATCCGCAGCCGTGAGGACGCCGAGGCCATGGTCGCCGCCGGCGCCACCCGCCTGGGCCTGTCGGCCGCCCGCGCCGTGCTCGAGGGCAAGGTCGGCAACAGCACGTACTGA
- a CDS encoding MarR family winged helix-turn-helix transcriptional regulator, producing the protein MSQDGEGIHLETSLGYLLKEASSALRVAMEEVLRPLGMNVTRYSCLELLAQRPGLSNSELARGAFVTRQSMNVLLQTLEREGLVTRPAQAPVGKALPTRLTPAGRRALEQASAAVRSVEVRMLGGLTAPEQADALRILRSMIRSLRDDA; encoded by the coding sequence ATGAGTCAAGACGGTGAGGGCATCCACCTGGAGACGTCGCTGGGCTACCTGCTGAAGGAGGCCTCCAGCGCGCTGCGCGTCGCGATGGAGGAGGTGCTGCGGCCGCTGGGGATGAACGTGACCCGTTACTCCTGCCTGGAACTGCTGGCGCAGCGCCCGGGTCTGTCCAACTCCGAGCTCGCCCGCGGCGCGTTCGTCACCCGGCAGTCGATGAACGTGCTGCTCCAGACCCTGGAGCGGGAGGGCCTGGTGACCCGGCCGGCGCAGGCCCCGGTCGGCAAGGCGCTGCCCACCCGGCTCACGCCCGCCGGCCGGCGCGCCCTGGAGCAGGCGAGCGCGGCGGTGCGGTCCGTCGAGGTCAGGATGCTGGGTGGGCTGACCGCCCCCGAGCAGGCCGACGCCCTGCGGATTCTGCGCAGCATGATCCGGTCGCTGCGCGATGACGCCTGA
- a CDS encoding VOC family protein, which produces MPVTGPDFISLQTRDLAASQAFYEQYLGLVRSPAGPPHAVVFATEPIAFALRDLVPGTDLDSVDQPGLGAAIWLHATGVQAIHDALAADGHTIVAAPVDGPFGRTFTFADPDGYRITLHDRA; this is translated from the coding sequence ATGCCGGTCACCGGACCCGACTTCATCTCCCTCCAGACCCGCGACCTGGCCGCCTCGCAGGCGTTCTACGAGCAGTACCTGGGCCTCGTGCGCTCACCGGCCGGCCCGCCGCACGCCGTCGTGTTCGCGACCGAGCCGATCGCCTTCGCCCTGCGCGACCTGGTTCCCGGCACCGATCTGGACTCGGTCGACCAGCCCGGCCTGGGTGCCGCGATCTGGCTGCACGCCACCGGCGTTCAGGCGATCCACGACGCGCTGGCCGCCGACGGGCACACCATCGTCGCGGCGCCGGTCGACGGCCCCTTCGGCCGCACCTTCACCTTCGCCGACCCCGACGGCTACCGGATCACCCTGCACGACCGGGCCTGA